One window from the genome of Amycolatopsis sp. NBC_01480 encodes:
- a CDS encoding S53 family peptidase, which translates to MRRSLTVFLSLAVAGGLAATAPAVASAQGRQDIPQSHPLWASPQAKVADTAPSSKLDFRVYLNLRDQAGAEAAAQSVSDPESKGYRNYLSPQQVRDQFSASDQTVGAVKSWLQGSGFQIGDVPSNRAYVEAVGTADQVQQAFAVKLGKYSVKGQTLRAADKNLSVPAPLANDVLGVIGVDQATSLFKPDHTDGAATPSAQSAKPGVVAPGPGFRNAGPCSAYYGEKVDTTDPAYQGKQLPYAPCGYTPAQLRSAYGLDNAAKLGADGKGTTIAIVDAFGSPTIYSDASTYAKRNDPSHPLTQGQFSQHVFPPTPGQEAPDQCDAAGWYGEETLDVEAAHALAPGANLLYVGGADCQDLSLDAALNYVIAGHKADIVSNSYGDTGEDIPADEVKAFNQISIQAVLEGIGVYFSSGDNGDEVARLGTPSPDFSASAPWVTAVGGTSLAVGKNGQRQFETGWETGKSKLTGGTYTPAFPGAYNGGAGGGTSRLFPQPFYQKGVVPDALSTKNQTGNAKGRVVPDISAVADPNTGFLMGQTQTFPDGAYYDQYRIGGTSLASPVFAGIMAVADSLDHFHHGFINPVIYKLTSRTSAISDVKHVDAAVQRVDYANSVDATGGLLTSARTLDYPNLTIHTTKGYDDVTGLGSPNGLAFLLLV; encoded by the coding sequence GTGCGAAGAAGCCTTACCGTGTTCCTCTCGCTCGCCGTGGCGGGTGGGCTCGCCGCGACCGCGCCGGCCGTCGCGTCGGCGCAGGGGCGCCAGGACATCCCCCAGTCGCACCCGCTGTGGGCCAGCCCGCAGGCCAAGGTGGCCGACACCGCGCCGTCGTCGAAGCTGGACTTCCGCGTGTACCTGAACCTGCGCGACCAGGCCGGGGCGGAGGCCGCGGCGCAGTCCGTGTCCGACCCGGAAAGCAAGGGCTACCGCAATTACCTTTCGCCGCAACAGGTTCGCGACCAGTTCTCGGCGTCCGACCAGACCGTCGGCGCGGTGAAGAGCTGGCTGCAGGGCAGCGGCTTCCAGATCGGCGACGTGCCTTCGAACCGCGCGTACGTGGAGGCCGTCGGCACCGCGGACCAGGTGCAGCAGGCGTTCGCCGTCAAGCTCGGCAAGTACTCGGTCAAGGGCCAGACCCTGCGCGCCGCGGACAAGAACCTGTCCGTGCCCGCGCCGCTGGCCAACGACGTGCTCGGCGTGATCGGCGTGGACCAGGCGACCAGCCTGTTCAAGCCCGACCACACCGACGGCGCGGCCACCCCGTCAGCGCAGTCGGCCAAGCCCGGCGTTGTCGCGCCCGGCCCCGGTTTCCGCAACGCGGGCCCGTGCAGCGCTTACTACGGCGAGAAGGTCGACACCACCGACCCGGCGTACCAGGGCAAGCAGCTTCCGTACGCGCCGTGTGGCTACACCCCGGCGCAGCTGCGTTCGGCGTACGGCCTGGACAACGCCGCGAAGCTCGGCGCGGACGGCAAGGGCACCACGATCGCCATCGTGGACGCCTTCGGCTCGCCGACGATCTACTCGGACGCGTCCACCTACGCCAAGCGCAACGACCCGTCGCACCCGCTGACCCAGGGGCAGTTCAGCCAGCACGTCTTCCCGCCCACCCCGGGCCAGGAGGCGCCGGACCAGTGTGACGCCGCGGGCTGGTACGGCGAGGAGACCCTCGACGTCGAGGCCGCGCACGCACTGGCGCCGGGCGCGAACCTGCTCTACGTCGGCGGTGCCGACTGCCAGGACCTCTCGCTGGACGCCGCGCTGAACTACGTGATCGCGGGCCACAAGGCCGACATCGTGTCGAACTCCTACGGCGACACCGGCGAGGACATCCCCGCCGACGAGGTCAAGGCGTTCAACCAGATCTCGATCCAGGCCGTGCTCGAGGGCATCGGCGTGTACTTCTCCTCCGGTGACAACGGCGACGAGGTCGCCCGTCTCGGCACGCCGTCGCCGGACTTCTCCGCCTCGGCGCCGTGGGTCACCGCGGTCGGCGGCACCTCGCTGGCGGTCGGCAAGAACGGCCAGCGGCAGTTCGAAACCGGTTGGGAGACCGGCAAGTCGAAGCTGACCGGCGGCACCTACACCCCGGCGTTCCCGGGTGCGTACAACGGCGGCGCGGGCGGCGGCACGAGCCGTCTGTTCCCGCAGCCCTTCTACCAGAAGGGCGTCGTGCCGGACGCTTTGTCGACGAAGAACCAGACCGGCAACGCGAAGGGCCGCGTGGTCCCGGACATCTCGGCGGTCGCGGACCCGAACACCGGGTTCCTGATGGGGCAGACGCAGACCTTCCCGGACGGCGCCTACTACGACCAGTACCGGATCGGCGGCACCAGCCTCGCGTCGCCGGTGTTCGCCGGGATCATGGCCGTGGCCGACAGCCTCGACCACTTCCACCACGGCTTCATCAACCCGGTGATCTACAAGCTGACCTCGCGCACTTCGGCGATCAGCGACGTGAAGCACGTGGACGCGGCGGTGCAGCGCGTGGACTACGCCAACAGCGTGGACGCCACGGGCGGCCTCCTCACCTCGGCCCGCACGCTGGACTACCCGAACCTGACCATCCACACGACAAAGGGCTACGACGACGTGACCGGTCTCGGCTCGCCGAACGGCTTGGCGTTCCTGTTGCTCGTCTGA
- a CDS encoding ROK family protein yields MTGGAAPTTAGELLYLVRTGQATTRKALQTVSGLSRSTLVGRLEQLQAAGLLTEGGHEDSTGGRPARYLRFDDRHAVVLAASVDTMHTEAAVTDLSGRRLARRGGALRVADGPEPVLDTIAGWFDALLAESGRSAEEVAGVGLSVPGPVEPGVARVSRPPIMPGWDGYPIGAHLGTRFAAPVLVDNDANLMALGEHRSTYPDSPAFVLVKVSTGIGAGLVIGGEVYRGIDGGAGDIGHIRLAGFPDARCMCGSYGCLAAVASGGALAARLTEQGLPTVSGSGVRERIDAGEPAAIRLAEIAGRQVGEVLATVVSVVNPEVLVIAGDLAEPSFAAGVREVLYRHALPRATRNLRVEIGGRGGDAAVSGAVATVVESVFAPAVVDRRLKSS; encoded by the coding sequence GTGACCGGCGGAGCGGCCCCGACCACGGCGGGCGAGCTGTTGTACCTGGTCCGGACCGGTCAGGCGACCACCCGCAAGGCGCTGCAGACGGTCAGCGGGCTGTCCCGGTCGACGCTCGTCGGACGGCTGGAGCAGCTCCAGGCGGCCGGCCTGCTGACCGAGGGCGGCCACGAGGACTCGACCGGCGGGCGGCCCGCGCGCTACCTCCGGTTCGACGACCGGCACGCCGTGGTCCTCGCCGCGAGCGTCGACACGATGCACACCGAAGCGGCCGTCACCGACCTCTCCGGACGACGGCTCGCGCGCCGCGGCGGCGCCCTGCGCGTGGCCGACGGGCCGGAGCCAGTGCTCGACACCATCGCCGGCTGGTTCGACGCGCTGCTGGCCGAAAGCGGCCGCAGCGCCGAGGAAGTCGCCGGGGTCGGATTGTCCGTGCCGGGCCCGGTGGAGCCCGGCGTCGCGCGGGTGAGCCGGCCGCCGATCATGCCCGGCTGGGACGGGTATCCGATCGGCGCGCACCTCGGCACCCGCTTCGCCGCGCCCGTGCTGGTGGACAACGACGCGAACCTGATGGCGCTCGGCGAGCACCGCTCGACATACCCGGACTCGCCGGCTTTTGTGCTCGTCAAGGTGTCCACCGGGATCGGCGCGGGGCTGGTGATCGGCGGCGAGGTCTACCGCGGCATCGACGGCGGCGCCGGCGACATCGGGCACATCCGCCTCGCCGGTTTCCCGGACGCCCGTTGCATGTGCGGCTCGTACGGCTGCCTGGCGGCCGTCGCCAGCGGTGGCGCGCTCGCCGCCCGGCTGACCGAGCAAGGCCTGCCGACGGTGTCCGGCTCCGGCGTGCGCGAGCGGATCGACGCGGGTGAGCCCGCCGCCATCCGGCTCGCCGAGATCGCCGGCCGCCAGGTGGGGGAGGTGCTGGCGACCGTGGTGTCGGTGGTGAACCCGGAGGTGCTGGTGATCGCCGGGGACCTCGCGGAGCCGTCGTTCGCCGCCGGGGTGCGCGAAGTGCTGTACCGCCACGCCCTGCCGCGCGCGACGCGGAACCTGCGCGTGGAAATCGGCGGACGCGGCGGCGACGCGGCGGTGAGCGGCGCGGTCGCGACGGTGGTGGAGTCGGTGTTCGCGCCCGCCGTGGTGGACCGGCGGCTGAAAAGCTCGTGA
- a CDS encoding alkaline phosphatase D family protein, producing MGQVNRRSVLLGGLAAATAATASMTLPSMTLPSWANARTAAAVPPAIHDPFQLGIASGDPLPDSVVLWTRLAPAPLNADGFGGMPDATYPVDWELATDENFASVVKSGSVDAVRASAHSVHVEPAGLDPAREYFYRFKTAGYLSPVGRTRTAPAAGAAVNQLKYCFTSCQHWEEGWYHSYKGVARDDPDLVLFLGDYIYEKPSGRVKSELNPRRLAVPQDTTTLALYRARHGQHKTDADLKAAHALAPWLVVFDDHEVMNNWNGTTSPASTARKTAAFQAFYEHMPIRSTAKPNGASIQLYRQFLWGNLARFHMMDTRQFRSAQVTGTACGPYRDPARTLTGTAQEQWLLKAFETHPATWDFLGQQVFFAQRDGDGKDTTCESPDSWDGYQASRDRITQGWIDRQVPNPVVLTGDVHRHWAADLRKDYYDHTDPIVGSELVTTSVTSNSDDAAPPSAAWLANNPHVKYCKGERGYVRVTATPAQMLADFVVVSDTSVNDPAKLVINTDKSFVVNAGSKGLQAV from the coding sequence ATGGGCCAGGTGAACCGGCGCTCAGTGCTGCTCGGCGGACTCGCCGCAGCGACCGCGGCGACCGCTTCGATGACGCTGCCCTCGATGACGCTGCCGTCGTGGGCGAACGCGCGGACCGCGGCGGCCGTCCCGCCGGCCATCCACGACCCGTTCCAGCTCGGCATCGCCTCGGGCGACCCACTGCCGGACAGCGTGGTGCTGTGGACGCGGCTCGCGCCGGCGCCGTTGAACGCCGACGGTTTCGGCGGCATGCCGGACGCGACCTACCCCGTGGACTGGGAGCTGGCGACCGACGAGAATTTCGCCTCGGTGGTGAAAAGCGGTTCGGTGGACGCCGTCCGCGCGTCGGCGCACAGCGTGCACGTCGAGCCCGCGGGCCTCGATCCGGCGCGCGAGTACTTCTACCGCTTCAAGACCGCGGGCTACCTCTCGCCGGTCGGCCGCACGCGGACCGCGCCCGCCGCCGGCGCAGCGGTGAACCAGCTGAAGTACTGCTTCACCTCCTGCCAGCACTGGGAGGAGGGCTGGTACCACTCGTACAAGGGCGTGGCGCGCGACGACCCGGACCTGGTGCTGTTCCTGGGCGACTACATCTACGAGAAGCCCTCGGGACGGGTGAAGTCCGAGCTGAACCCGCGGCGGCTGGCCGTCCCGCAGGACACCACCACGCTGGCGCTCTACCGGGCGCGCCACGGCCAGCACAAGACCGACGCCGACCTCAAGGCCGCGCACGCGCTCGCCCCCTGGCTGGTCGTCTTCGACGATCACGAGGTGATGAACAACTGGAACGGCACCACGAGCCCCGCGTCGACGGCGCGCAAGACCGCCGCGTTCCAGGCGTTCTACGAGCACATGCCGATCCGCTCGACCGCGAAGCCGAACGGCGCGTCCATCCAGCTGTACCGCCAGTTCCTGTGGGGAAATCTGGCGCGCTTCCACATGATGGACACCAGGCAGTTCCGCAGCGCGCAGGTGACCGGCACGGCGTGCGGCCCGTACCGCGACCCCGCGCGCACGCTCACCGGCACCGCGCAGGAGCAGTGGCTGCTCAAGGCGTTCGAGACGCACCCGGCGACCTGGGATTTCCTTGGCCAGCAAGTGTTCTTCGCCCAGCGCGACGGCGACGGCAAGGACACCACCTGCGAGAGCCCCGACTCGTGGGACGGCTACCAGGCCTCGCGTGACCGCATAACCCAAGGCTGGATCGACCGCCAGGTGCCGAACCCGGTGGTGCTCACCGGCGACGTGCACCGGCACTGGGCGGCCGACCTGCGCAAGGACTACTACGACCACACCGACCCGATCGTCGGCTCGGAGCTGGTGACCACGTCGGTCACCTCGAACAGCGACGACGCCGCGCCGCCGAGCGCCGCGTGGCTCGCGAACAACCCGCATGTCAAGTACTGCAAGGGAGAACGCGGCTACGTCCGGGTGACGGCGACGCCCGCGCAGATGCTCGCGGACTTCGTGGTGGTCTCCGACACGAGCGTGAACGATCCGGCGAAGCTGGTCATCAACACCGACAAGAGCTTCGTGGTGAACGCGGGTTCGAAGGGGCTGCAGGCGGTCTAG
- a CDS encoding AfsR/SARP family transcriptional regulator gives MRGHGDLATKAGKKMLTSLAFRILGPLEVVAEGRAVPLGGPKPRLLLAALVLQPNVVVSTEVLVEVLWPGTAPRSAAANIRTYVHSLRRRLAETAPELGDRISSRASGYQLSAAPEELDHVVFSEHAAEAQKAFDRGDAEAALALLEQADALWRGEVLEGLPHDHGWSAAVARLAELRLSVQEQRLKARIELGRHGEAIAELRGLVTEHPLREELWEQLVTALRDGGRTDEAVEAYQLAERTLDEELGAKPGVRLRELRATLAVPSVSSAPSVSSARSSTKQPKLPVLPAEIQVRHAAELPICQLPLDLPDFTGREEVVDRIVARLRERGANGLPSVIVLSGAPGVGKSAIAVRVAHAVRDAFADGQLHVDLAGTSSSPRAPMGVLAELLRALGIPDAGLPRDLPERSALLRSRLAGKRMCVVLDDAGGAAQARPLLPGTGACAVLVTSRLSLPDLDGAVPVDVDLLPEPEAARLLQGIVGAERVAAEPDNAAAILRQCGHLPLAIRVAGAKLTNRPNWSLRVLADRLHDERRRLDELRVGDLAVRASVTLSYDLLPMSAAAAFRWIGALGPVQFPAWVVAAALGRPSADEVLDVLVDAHLVELVASDATGQPRYRLHDLLRVYAAELAERDGPGKTRAAARRVLEGYLALAVEAADRMPIHFFGQYRDESAKLPDLPPETGRLLADPAAWFGAERHTAVAAVTLAAELGFDDLTWQLTAALTPYFDLRGHQDDWHSTHALALEAARRAGSAHGEAIIQRNLGQIHLYQDSYAEALVAFEASFALYERIGDAQGRGTALAGLVTILRIEGENDRALERCHEALKLFAEAGDRHGEAVVRISAGTIWLAQKCYAPAKRWFTDALELAGEIGDRHREAHALQRLGLLHQHEGNLAQAREQVTRAIAIFTDLGDDHCVGYANQALGELCLYSGDFAHAQLLLVNSLSVHRRNGDRRSEAEVSQLLGELHSALSQPERSRVYSERALAIWQELSARPQESALENRIQGAGEHRIASA, from the coding sequence ATGCGCGGTCATGGGGACCTTGCCACGAAGGCGGGTAAAAAAATGCTGACCTCATTGGCTTTCCGGATTCTCGGACCGTTGGAGGTCGTCGCTGAAGGCCGGGCCGTCCCGCTGGGCGGGCCGAAGCCGAGGTTGCTGCTGGCCGCACTGGTTTTGCAGCCGAACGTCGTGGTGTCCACCGAGGTGCTGGTCGAGGTGCTCTGGCCGGGCACCGCGCCTCGTTCCGCGGCGGCCAATATCCGCACCTACGTCCATTCGCTCCGCCGCCGGCTGGCCGAAACCGCACCCGAGCTGGGCGACCGGATCAGCAGTCGCGCGTCGGGATATCAGCTCAGCGCCGCGCCGGAAGAACTGGATCATGTCGTTTTCAGCGAGCACGCCGCCGAAGCGCAGAAAGCATTCGATCGCGGCGACGCGGAAGCGGCACTCGCTTTGCTGGAACAGGCGGACGCGCTGTGGCGCGGCGAAGTGCTGGAAGGCCTGCCGCACGACCACGGCTGGAGCGCGGCCGTCGCCCGGCTGGCCGAGCTGCGGCTGTCCGTCCAGGAACAGCGGCTGAAGGCCCGGATCGAGCTGGGCCGGCACGGCGAGGCGATCGCCGAACTGCGCGGCCTGGTCACCGAACACCCGCTGCGCGAGGAACTCTGGGAGCAGCTCGTCACGGCTCTGCGCGACGGCGGCCGGACCGATGAGGCCGTCGAGGCTTACCAGCTGGCGGAGCGGACGCTTGACGAGGAACTCGGGGCGAAGCCCGGTGTGCGGCTACGCGAGTTGCGGGCCACGCTGGCCGTGCCGTCTGTGTCCTCGGCGCCGTCAGTGTCTTCGGCCAGATCGTCGACCAAGCAGCCGAAGTTGCCGGTGCTGCCGGCCGAAATCCAGGTCCGGCACGCCGCCGAGCTGCCGATCTGCCAGCTGCCCCTCGACCTGCCGGACTTCACCGGCCGCGAGGAGGTGGTGGACCGGATCGTCGCGCGGCTGCGCGAGCGCGGCGCGAACGGGCTGCCGTCGGTGATCGTGCTGTCGGGCGCGCCGGGGGTCGGCAAGTCCGCGATCGCGGTCCGGGTGGCGCATGCCGTGCGGGACGCTTTCGCCGACGGCCAGCTGCACGTCGATCTGGCGGGCACCTCCTCGTCGCCGCGGGCGCCGATGGGGGTGCTGGCGGAATTGCTGCGGGCGCTGGGAATCCCGGACGCGGGTCTGCCGCGTGATCTGCCGGAGCGCTCGGCGCTGCTGCGCTCGCGGCTCGCCGGGAAGCGGATGTGTGTGGTGCTGGACGACGCGGGCGGCGCGGCCCAGGCGCGGCCGCTGCTGCCGGGCACCGGGGCGTGTGCGGTGCTGGTGACCAGCCGCCTGAGCCTGCCGGACCTGGACGGCGCCGTCCCGGTGGACGTCGACCTGCTGCCCGAACCTGAGGCAGCCCGGCTGTTGCAGGGCATCGTCGGGGCCGAGCGCGTCGCCGCCGAGCCGGACAACGCCGCCGCGATCCTGCGCCAGTGCGGTCACCTGCCGCTGGCGATCCGCGTGGCCGGGGCGAAGCTGACGAACCGGCCGAACTGGTCGCTGCGCGTGCTGGCCGACCGGCTGCACGACGAACGTCGGCGGCTTGACGAGCTGCGCGTCGGCGACCTCGCCGTGCGCGCGAGCGTGACCTTGAGCTACGACCTGCTGCCGATGTCGGCGGCCGCGGCGTTCCGCTGGATCGGTGCGCTCGGCCCGGTGCAGTTCCCGGCGTGGGTGGTCGCCGCGGCGCTGGGCCGCCCTTCGGCCGACGAGGTCCTCGACGTGCTGGTGGACGCCCATCTCGTCGAGCTGGTCGCTTCGGACGCCACGGGCCAGCCGCGATACCGCCTGCACGACCTGCTCCGCGTGTACGCGGCGGAGCTGGCCGAGCGCGATGGCCCGGGCAAGACGCGCGCGGCGGCACGGCGGGTGCTGGAGGGTTATCTCGCGCTGGCCGTCGAAGCGGCCGACCGGATGCCGATCCACTTCTTCGGCCAGTACCGCGACGAGTCCGCGAAGCTGCCGGACCTACCGCCGGAAACGGGGCGGCTGTTGGCCGACCCCGCTGCCTGGTTCGGCGCGGAGCGGCACACCGCCGTCGCCGCGGTGACCCTGGCGGCCGAACTCGGCTTCGACGACCTGACCTGGCAGCTGACCGCCGCCCTCACGCCGTACTTCGATTTGCGCGGTCATCAGGACGATTGGCACAGCACGCACGCGCTGGCGCTGGAAGCGGCCCGGCGCGCCGGGTCCGCGCACGGCGAGGCGATCATCCAGCGCAACCTGGGCCAGATCCACCTCTACCAGGACAGTTACGCCGAAGCTCTGGTGGCGTTCGAAGCCTCGTTCGCCTTGTACGAACGGATCGGCGACGCGCAGGGCAGGGGCACGGCGCTCGCCGGGCTCGTCACGATCCTGCGCATCGAGGGCGAGAACGACCGCGCGCTGGAGCGCTGTCACGAGGCGCTGAAGCTGTTCGCCGAAGCCGGTGACCGGCACGGCGAGGCCGTGGTGCGCATCTCCGCCGGCACGATCTGGCTGGCGCAGAAGTGTTACGCGCCAGCGAAACGCTGGTTCACCGACGCGCTGGAACTGGCGGGCGAGATCGGCGACCGGCACCGCGAGGCGCACGCGCTGCAACGCCTCGGCCTGCTGCACCAGCACGAGGGCAACCTCGCCCAGGCCCGCGAGCAGGTCACCCGCGCCATTGCCATCTTCACCGACCTCGGCGACGACCACTGCGTCGGCTACGCGAACCAGGCCCTCGGCGAACTTTGCCTGTACAGCGGGGATTTCGCGCACGCGCAGCTGCTGCTGGTCAACTCGCTGAGCGTGCACCGCCGCAACGGCGACCGGCGCTCGGAGGCGGAGGTCTCGCAACTGCTCGGCGAGCTGCACTCGGCGCTGAGCCAGCCGGAGCGCTCACGCGTCTACTCCGAGCGGGCGCTGGCCATCTGGCAAGAGCTGTCCGCGCGGCCGCAGGAATCGGCGCTGGAGAACCGGATCCAGGGGGCGGGTGAGCACCGCATCGCGTCCGCCTGA
- a CDS encoding SDR family oxidoreductase, translating to MQITGSTALITGAGRGLGRHFAQALLDRGAAKVYATARRPGTTDIAGVTPLALDVTDPDSVRAAAAAAPDVDLLVNNAGLAAYTDLVTGDLDAIRREMETNFFGPLHVVRAFAPVLAGNGGGAVLNVLSVLSWISYQGSAGYAAAKAAAWSMTNGVRLELSAQRTQVAGLVMASTDTDMMAGFDVPKNNPADVVRAALDGIEAGEIEIIADADSLATKAALGEHPSVLYPAVSTGRA from the coding sequence ATGCAGATCACCGGCTCGACCGCACTGATCACCGGCGCCGGCCGCGGCCTCGGGCGCCACTTCGCCCAGGCGCTGCTCGACCGGGGAGCGGCCAAGGTCTACGCCACGGCCCGCCGCCCCGGGACGACCGACATCGCGGGCGTGACGCCGCTGGCCCTCGACGTCACCGACCCCGACTCGGTCCGCGCGGCGGCCGCGGCGGCCCCGGACGTCGACCTGCTGGTCAACAACGCCGGCTTGGCGGCCTACACCGACCTGGTCACCGGCGACCTCGACGCCATCCGCCGCGAGATGGAGACCAACTTCTTCGGCCCGCTCCACGTCGTCCGCGCGTTCGCTCCCGTGCTGGCCGGAAACGGCGGCGGCGCCGTCCTGAACGTGCTTTCCGTCCTGTCGTGGATCTCCTACCAGGGCTCGGCCGGGTACGCGGCCGCCAAAGCGGCGGCGTGGAGCATGACCAACGGGGTGCGCCTCGAACTGTCGGCCCAGCGCACTCAGGTCGCGGGCCTGGTGATGGCCAGTACGGACACCGACATGATGGCGGGGTTCGACGTGCCGAAGAACAACCCTGCCGACGTGGTGCGCGCCGCCCTCGACGGCATCGAGGCAGGCGAGATCGAGATCATCGCCGACGCCGACAGCCTCGCGACCAAGGCCGCGCTCGGCGAGCACCCGTCCGTCCTCTACCCGGCCGTGTCCACGGGACGGGCTTGA
- a CDS encoding MGH1-like glycoside hydrolase domain-containing protein yields the protein MLETSSALRAAAARVLEDNWLGSSTVPSRNLYPHQWSWDSAFIALGLRHLAPERARRELVTLFNAQWRDGRVPHILFNPDTPPEAYFPGPGFWRAGRTSGLIQPPVHARAVWAVHQADPVGSDTDTFLATLYPKLKAWHRYLLAHRDFGGHGLVSIVHPWESGMDNSPAWDGPLSRVTPADPGQFTRRDLVHGAPADRPTDDEYCRYVRLAAGYRDSDYSDIHWPTERDGFTVEDPGFNALLADAELALAEIAVTLGLPAAAAGHRESAARMAKAMTERLWDTRAGFFFPLDVRTGKACREYTCGGLLPLLLPDLAVAPALLSTATGPRFRLGQVLAVPSYDLTSPSFDPAKYWRGPAWANVGWLVREGLLRHGEDALARQLRLDLLNLARWTDFAEYVNPLSAAGHGARSFGWTAALAIDLLAGEES from the coding sequence ATGCTGGAAACATCGAGCGCCTTGCGCGCCGCTGCCGCTCGCGTGCTCGAAGACAACTGGCTCGGCTCGTCCACGGTCCCCTCGCGGAACCTCTACCCCCACCAGTGGAGCTGGGACTCGGCGTTCATCGCGCTGGGCCTGCGCCACCTCGCGCCGGAGCGGGCGCGGCGCGAGCTGGTCACCCTGTTCAACGCGCAGTGGCGCGACGGGCGGGTGCCGCACATCCTGTTCAACCCGGACACCCCGCCCGAGGCCTACTTCCCGGGCCCGGGCTTCTGGCGCGCCGGGCGCACGTCCGGGCTGATCCAGCCGCCGGTGCACGCGCGGGCGGTGTGGGCGGTGCACCAGGCCGACCCGGTCGGCTCGGACACCGACACCTTCCTGGCCACGCTGTACCCGAAACTCAAGGCGTGGCACCGGTATCTGCTGGCGCACCGCGACTTCGGCGGCCACGGGCTGGTGTCGATCGTGCACCCGTGGGAGTCCGGAATGGACAACAGCCCGGCGTGGGACGGGCCGCTTTCGCGCGTCACCCCGGCCGACCCCGGCCAGTTCACCCGCCGCGACCTCGTGCACGGCGCGCCCGCGGACCGTCCGACGGACGACGAGTACTGCCGCTACGTGCGGCTCGCCGCGGGCTACCGCGACAGCGACTACTCCGACATCCACTGGCCGACCGAGCGCGACGGCTTCACGGTCGAAGACCCGGGTTTCAACGCCCTGCTGGCCGACGCCGAGCTGGCGCTGGCCGAGATCGCCGTCACGCTGGGCCTGCCCGCCGCCGCGGCGGGGCACCGCGAGAGCGCGGCGCGGATGGCCAAGGCGATGACGGAACGCCTGTGGGACACCCGCGCCGGGTTCTTCTTCCCCCTCGACGTCCGCACCGGCAAGGCCTGCCGCGAGTACACCTGCGGCGGTCTGCTGCCGTTGCTGCTGCCGGACCTCGCCGTCGCACCGGCCCTGCTCAGCACCGCCACCGGCCCGCGCTTCCGCCTCGGCCAGGTGCTCGCCGTGCCGAGTTACGACCTCACGTCGCCGAGCTTCGACCCGGCGAAGTACTGGCGCGGCCCGGCGTGGGCGAACGTCGGCTGGCTGGTCCGCGAAGGCCTGCTCCGGCACGGCGAAGACGCGCTGGCCCGTCAGCTGCGCCTCGACCTGCTGAACCTGGCCCGCTGGACGGATTTCGCCGAGTACGTCAACCCGCTCAGCGCCGCGGGCCACGGCGCCCGCTCGTTCGGCTGGACCGCCGCGCTGGCGATCGACCTGCTCGCCGGCGAGGAGTCCTAG